From a single Bryobacter aggregatus MPL3 genomic region:
- a CDS encoding helix-turn-helix transcriptional regulator produces MYDPIMRVLTVLEILQARERVSGTELAERLEVNLRTVQRYIARLQDLTIPVEAVRGVGGYYRLKPGFRLPPLMFTDEEAFALMLGLRGLRHLGLSAFAPATEGAAAKLGRVLPDPLRHSLQTVEEVVALEPGPWVISTSAIDLILVSHAIRSRHSVCFDYANYQGVSSCREIEPYGVMHADGRWYMVGRCLLRKALRTFRLDRVTNLEAGEVSFERPKDFDTKTYLHQSMPFVQTAFALQIWIEMPIETASSHFALYRVSMEVSEGGTLLRCHRDQLEPFAAMLLSLGCRIVVHEPAAMKEAFANLARRAGLAAAECKH; encoded by the coding sequence ATGTACGACCCGATCATGCGTGTCCTGACAGTATTGGAGATCCTGCAGGCAAGGGAACGGGTGAGCGGTACCGAGTTGGCGGAAAGGCTTGAAGTGAACCTGCGAACGGTGCAACGCTACATCGCCCGCTTGCAGGACCTGACGATTCCGGTGGAAGCGGTGCGCGGAGTCGGAGGCTACTACCGGCTCAAGCCCGGCTTTCGCCTGCCACCGCTGATGTTCACCGATGAGGAAGCCTTCGCGCTGATGCTGGGTTTGCGCGGTTTGCGGCATCTCGGTTTGTCGGCCTTTGCTCCGGCGACAGAGGGGGCAGCGGCCAAGCTTGGGCGGGTCTTGCCGGACCCGCTACGCCACAGTCTGCAGACCGTCGAGGAGGTTGTTGCACTTGAGCCCGGCCCGTGGGTGATTTCGACTTCGGCGATTGATCTCATCCTGGTCTCGCATGCGATTCGCTCCCGGCATTCCGTTTGCTTCGACTATGCGAACTATCAAGGCGTGTCTTCGTGCAGGGAGATCGAACCCTATGGCGTCATGCATGCGGACGGCCGCTGGTACATGGTGGGGCGCTGTCTCCTGCGCAAAGCTCTCCGCACCTTCCGCTTGGATCGGGTGACGAATCTTGAGGCTGGCGAAGTTTCTTTTGAGCGGCCGAAGGACTTCGATACAAAGACTTACCTGCACCAATCCATGCCCTTCGTCCAGACGGCCTTTGCCTTGCAGATTTGGATCGAGATGCCGATTGAGACGGCTTCTTCCCACTTCGCGCTCTACCGGGTTTCAATGGAGGTCTCCGAGGGTGGCACTCTGTTGCGTTGTCACCGGGACCAGTTGGAGCCTTTCGCCGCCATGCTGCTCAGCCTGGGTTGCCGGATTGTGGTGCACGAACCTGCGGCGATGAAGGAAGCCTTTGCGAATCTGGCCAGGCGGGCGGGGCTTGCCGCTGCAGAGTGCAAGCACTGA
- a CDS encoding IS5 family transposase: MGPTRRGKGTKIIALAAGNSLPVAVAVDSASPAGCQLVEDVLAGSFLDAMPKRLIGDKAYDSDKLDEKLAEEYSIEMIAPNRRNRSKTQDGRPLRRYRRRWRVERLFAWLHHFRRLVNRWEDHVENFLGFVRLGCLQLLLRRL, from the coding sequence ATTGGCCCCACCCGTCGCGGCAAGGGCACGAAGATCATCGCTCTCGCCGCTGGTAACAGTCTTCCTGTCGCCGTTGCTGTCGACAGCGCTTCGCCGGCCGGGTGTCAGCTTGTGGAAGACGTTCTGGCCGGAAGCTTCCTCGATGCAATGCCCAAGCGACTCATCGGAGACAAAGCTTACGACTCGGACAAGCTCGACGAAAAGCTTGCCGAAGAGTACAGCATCGAGATGATCGCGCCGAACCGGCGCAACCGGAGCAAGACTCAGGATGGACGACCATTGCGCCGTTACCGCCGCCGCTGGCGCGTCGAGCGGCTCTTTGCCTGGCTTCATCACTTTCGACGATTGGTCAATCGTTGGGAAGACCACGTCGAAAACTTCCTCGGATTTGTTCGCCTCGGTTGCTTGCAACTCTTACTCAGACGTCTATGA
- a CDS encoding ABC transporter permease, translated as MKYALRSLAGAKGVTITVVLTLALGIGANAAIFTLVRGVLLRPLVNRDEDRLIYIRQSANGLGTENAVFSVPEIQDLRQRIQSLDAIGDFSTVGFTMNGLGDPREVRAGVVGGSYFDVMGLRPVLGRLIDAKDDGPNADGVIVLTYQFWTATLHKDPSVLGKTVRLGSFGSRTATIIGVLEPCVPYPSETEIIANLVTSPHHMSATMVTGRVHRMTELFGRLAPGATLEQAHAELKVAHHAIMKEHPEAYPVKADFRIDAKLLRDEITSKARTVLWVLLAASGLVFVIACSNAANLILARTSRREDELVVRTALGASTAALRRVLLAESLLLCGTGAAIGMLIARPLVAILARYASRFSVRAIDLTVDSSMLWIGAGLAIAASIVLAFAPRLPSGDRPGMSLAAGGARMTGGASRRLRVFAVTQIAASFVLLAGAAMLVQTLLSIQAIDPGIDTRRVLAINVPVMSHGRTDEQVVSFYQEAMRRVRELPGVDGVALGTLTPWREGGAFGPGMQFTAEGYSRGTAEDDPRGQFRIVSPGFFAALGVPMITGRDFNELDRKDSEPVAIISRSVAQQMFPDQNVLNRHVRWTDPVIQFIGMKPTPMRIIGVAADIDDEHLVPGPMLTVYTPFGQGPLFGGRLFVHVRSDPYALVSPISRTIRDLSVDQPVERAATLEDIRAEVLTPDRLNAVVFGVFAIVALAIAVVGVAGVLAFSVSARTREFGIRLAIGSQPRHLLGRVIAEGAVIAALGIGAGLACGFGLQRLASSYFEQVQAPGAWVVVGAACTLLAAAVIASAWPAMRAARIDVIQAIRAD; from the coding sequence GTGAAGTACGCTCTCCGCTCGCTCGCCGGAGCTAAGGGCGTCACGATCACCGTGGTGCTCACACTCGCGCTCGGCATCGGAGCCAACGCCGCGATTTTCACACTGGTCCGTGGCGTACTGCTGCGGCCGCTGGTAAATCGTGACGAAGACAGGCTGATCTACATCCGCCAGAGCGCCAACGGCCTAGGCACAGAGAATGCTGTGTTTTCGGTTCCTGAGATACAGGATCTGCGGCAGCGGATCCAATCGTTGGATGCGATCGGCGATTTTTCCACAGTCGGCTTCACGATGAACGGACTAGGCGATCCGCGCGAGGTGCGTGCCGGAGTTGTCGGCGGCTCTTACTTCGATGTGATGGGTCTGCGTCCGGTACTCGGACGGCTCATCGACGCGAAGGACGACGGCCCAAACGCGGACGGTGTCATCGTTCTGACCTATCAGTTCTGGACGGCGACTTTGCACAAAGATCCCTCGGTGCTCGGAAAAACGGTAAGGCTGGGGTCTTTCGGATCACGCACAGCGACCATCATAGGCGTGCTGGAACCATGTGTCCCCTATCCATCGGAAACCGAGATCATCGCCAACTTGGTGACCAGTCCGCACCACATGTCGGCCACGATGGTGACGGGCCGCGTCCATCGCATGACCGAGCTGTTTGGACGCTTGGCCCCTGGGGCAACGCTGGAGCAGGCTCACGCCGAGCTCAAGGTGGCGCACCACGCCATCATGAAGGAGCATCCCGAAGCGTATCCAGTAAAGGCGGACTTTCGGATTGACGCAAAGCTTCTGCGCGACGAGATTACGTCCAAAGCGCGTACCGTGCTTTGGGTGCTGCTGGCCGCCTCTGGCTTGGTCTTTGTCATCGCCTGTTCAAACGCCGCCAACCTGATTCTGGCACGTACGAGCAGGCGCGAGGATGAGTTGGTGGTCCGCACCGCCCTTGGTGCAAGCACCGCTGCGCTGCGGCGCGTTCTGCTGGCGGAAAGCCTACTACTCTGCGGCACCGGAGCAGCCATCGGTATGCTGATTGCAAGGCCGCTGGTAGCCATCCTCGCACGCTATGCTTCGCGGTTCTCCGTCCGTGCGATCGATCTGACCGTGGACTCCAGCATGTTGTGGATCGGCGCCGGACTGGCGATCGCCGCCTCCATAGTCCTGGCGTTTGCGCCGCGCTTGCCCTCGGGCGACCGCCCGGGGATGAGTCTGGCTGCGGGAGGCGCTCGCATGACCGGTGGAGCGTCGCGCCGTCTGCGAGTCTTCGCAGTGACACAGATCGCTGCGTCCTTTGTCCTGTTGGCTGGCGCCGCCATGTTAGTCCAAACACTGCTGTCGATTCAGGCGATTGACCCCGGCATCGACACACGTCGAGTGCTCGCGATCAACGTACCTGTGATGTCCCATGGCCGGACAGACGAGCAGGTCGTCAGCTTTTACCAGGAAGCGATGCGTCGCGTACGCGAATTGCCCGGTGTGGACGGCGTCGCGCTAGGTACCCTCACGCCTTGGCGCGAAGGGGGCGCGTTCGGTCCGGGTATGCAGTTCACCGCCGAAGGCTATTCCCGCGGGACTGCGGAGGACGATCCGCGAGGCCAGTTCCGCATCGTGTCGCCCGGGTTCTTCGCCGCGCTCGGCGTGCCGATGATCACCGGTCGTGATTTTAACGAGCTCGACCGCAAGGATAGCGAGCCTGTCGCAATTATCAGCCGTAGCGTTGCACAGCAAATGTTTCCCGACCAGAATGTGCTGAACAGGCACGTCCGCTGGACGGATCCTGTGATCCAATTTATCGGCATGAAGCCGACACCGATGCGGATCATCGGAGTTGCCGCCGATATCGACGACGAGCACCTGGTTCCCGGTCCGATGCTGACCGTGTACACCCCGTTCGGGCAGGGGCCGCTGTTCGGCGGCCGGCTCTTCGTCCACGTCCGATCGGATCCGTACGCCCTGGTCAGCCCGATCTCGCGGACCATCCGCGATCTCTCGGTGGACCAGCCGGTGGAGCGCGCTGCAACGCTCGAAGATATTCGAGCGGAGGTATTAACGCCCGACCGTTTGAATGCAGTGGTCTTTGGCGTTTTCGCCATTGTGGCGCTGGCAATTGCAGTGGTCGGAGTCGCAGGCGTGCTGGCCTTTTCCGTGAGCGCGCGGACGCGTGAGTTTGGCATCCGTCTGGCAATCGGGTCGCAACCGCGGCATCTGCTCGGGCGCGTGATTGCCGAGGGCGCCGTGATTGCCGCTTTGGGGATTGGCGCCGGATTGGCGTGTGGATTCGGGCTGCAACGGCTGGCCAGCAGTTACTTCGAGCAAGTGCAAGCGCCGGGGGCCTGGGTTGTAGTTGGGGCAGCCTGTACCTTGCTCGCAGCAGCGGTGATCGCTTCCGCGTGGCCCGCGATGCGCGCAGCGCGCATTGATGTGATCCAAGCCATACGCGCAGACTAG
- a CDS encoding IS5 family transposase (programmed frameshift), whose translation MNSARELSDAQWAILDPLIPEPPRRKDGLGRPWRARREVLGGILYILRTGAAWADLPERYPPYQTCHRRFQQWVKSGVMRGILEALAEDLRTRGGFDVREAFIDGSFASAKKGGLESKKTKRGKGTKIMAVADSNGLPIAVCTESATPHEVILVQKTLAEIFVAEPIQRLIGDKAYDSEKLDHELAETGVEMIAPHRRTCKARTQDGRSLRCYRRRWKVERLFAWLQNFRRLVTRYEYSLDNFTGMLHLACSMIILRCL comes from the exons ATGAATTCGGCACGCGAACTCAGCGATGCCCAGTGGGCAATCTTAGATCCATTGATACCGGAGCCTCCCCGTCGCAAGGATGGCCTTGGCCGGCCGTGGCGTGCTCGACGGGAAGTACTGGGTGGGATTCTCTATATCTTGCGCACCGGAGCAGCCTGGGCCGATCTGCCCGAGAGGTATCCACCTTACCAGACCTGCCACCGCAGATTCCAGCAATGGGTCAAGTCTGGGGTGATGAGAGGCATACTGGAAGCGTTAGCCGAAGACCTTCGCACTCGAGGTGGATTCGATGTCCGGGAGGCCTTCATCGACGGAAGCTTTGCTTCCGCTAAAAAAGGGGGCCTGGAGTCGA AAAAAACCAAGCGGGGCAAGGGGACCAAGATCATGGCAGTGGCAGACAGCAACGGTCTTCCTATCGCCGTTTGCACGGAAAGTGCTACTCCACATGAAGTGATTTTGGTCCAGAAAACTCTGGCCGAAATCTTCGTCGCTGAACCCATACAACGGCTGATTGGTGACAAAGCTTATGACTCTGAAAAACTGGATCACGAGCTTGCCGAAACCGGAGTCGAGATGATTGCGCCACACCGGCGCACTTGCAAGGCTCGTACGCAGGATGGCCGGTCTCTTCGTTGCTATCGACGCCGCTGGAAAGTCGAACGGCTCTTTGCCTGGCTTCAGAACTTCCGCCGCCTCGTCACTCGCTACGAATACTCTCTCGATAACTTCACAGGTATGCTTCACCTTGCCTGCTCTATGATCATTCTTCGCTGTTTATGA
- a CDS encoding IS630 family transposase has protein sequence MEAKRGRPKKQELVVTEQQREELERLVRQPRKSRATAFRARIILECDGGLSNAAVAAKLRTTGFTVGFWRNRFIVGGISTLGDEPRPGAPREIGDDKIEQVVRLTLEKAPKGATHWSSRMLATRTGLSQSTISRIWRAFGLKPHRSETFQLSNDPLLVDKVRDIIGLYLSPPHHALVLCVDEKSQIQALSRNQPVLPLRSGQLERRTHDYQRHGVTSLFAALDIATGRVLGKCYRRHRSVEFLDFLKKIDAAAPADLDVHLVLDNYGTHKTAKVRQWLQKRPRYHLHFTPTHASWLNQVERWFALLTQRQIKRGSHRSVSELEDAIRKFIAVHNEQPKPFLWTKSASQILESIARFASTTLAAHQPNTSARNQ, from the coding sequence ATGGAAGCGAAGCGAGGACGACCCAAGAAGCAGGAGTTGGTGGTAACCGAGCAGCAACGGGAAGAGTTGGAACGGTTGGTGCGGCAGCCAAGAAAGTCCCGAGCAACAGCGTTTCGGGCACGAATCATCCTGGAATGCGACGGCGGATTGAGTAACGCCGCAGTTGCGGCGAAGCTGAGGACAACTGGGTTTACTGTTGGATTCTGGCGTAATCGTTTCATTGTGGGCGGGATCTCAACTTTGGGAGATGAGCCTCGGCCCGGGGCGCCACGAGAAATCGGCGACGACAAGATTGAGCAGGTCGTCCGGCTCACACTGGAGAAGGCCCCCAAGGGAGCAACCCATTGGTCCAGCCGAATGCTGGCGACGAGAACAGGACTGAGTCAATCCACCATCAGCCGCATCTGGCGTGCCTTTGGTCTGAAGCCACATCGAAGCGAAACCTTCCAGTTGTCGAACGATCCGTTGCTGGTTGACAAAGTGCGGGACATTATTGGGCTCTATCTGTCGCCCCCGCATCATGCGTTGGTGCTGTGCGTGGATGAGAAAAGTCAGATCCAGGCGCTAAGCCGGAACCAACCCGTGTTGCCGCTACGAAGCGGTCAACTTGAGCGCCGCACGCACGACTATCAACGACATGGAGTGACCAGTCTGTTTGCGGCTCTGGATATCGCCACCGGCCGGGTATTGGGCAAATGCTATCGCCGTCATCGCTCTGTAGAGTTCCTCGATTTCTTGAAAAAAATCGATGCGGCCGCCCCTGCCGACCTGGATGTCCATCTGGTGCTGGATAACTACGGAACGCACAAGACCGCCAAGGTTCGACAGTGGCTCCAAAAGAGGCCCCGGTATCATCTGCACTTTACTCCCACACATGCCTCTTGGTTGAACCAAGTCGAACGCTGGTTTGCGTTGTTGACACAACGGCAAATCAAGCGTGGCTCTCATCGAAGCGTCTCGGAACTAGAGGACGCTATTCGGAAGTTCATTGCCGTGCACAACGAGCAACCCAAACCATTCCTCTGGACCAAATCTGCCTCTCAAATTCTTGAGTCCATCGCCCGCTTTGCTTCAACCACCCTTGCCGCCCATCAACCGAACACTTCTGCTAGAAATCAATGA
- a CDS encoding TonB-dependent receptor, which produces MSIRNLLWRTVALTSCLAFATQLPGQSTFGTILGTVTDGSNAVIPKAAVRITNTDENTTRELTTDENGNYQAVNIKPGHYSVAATMGGFQSFSTTGLLLVARQSLRVDIAMQIGKSADVVTVESSAGVITTDTQTISSSFNSDKLLAMPGNVRAANDTSPYNLIALLPGVQPDNSGNFMIQGSLPSQTQYSVDGISTVDVGGNGPLRKSFTSVEAIAEIRVQAVGNTAEYGQSGDVTTISKSGTNEFHGAGFWYHQNRALDATRYGALVKPQKVANDVGGSIGGPVMIPKLYNGRNKTFFFADFERFTFPRGQTIQNRVPTALMRAGDFSKEGVIVRDPLTGQPFAGNLVPATRISSVAQKFLTLYPLPNAGDLTVSHDANYIDNRDSGYNSNQYDARGDHYLTAKQSIFARWTWLDTLTKTPKTLSVPSGTRSENSKMLVVSHNYTISPTVLNEFRFGFTRFDNSNAMPLDGRAFTNGLGLQGLGNTFPFNGLSHLDINNIQSLDVDRADGFGKAHTYQVNNNLTWTKGRHTMKYGLDIRKMRAGSALGFLSGDNYGNFNFDGSFSRSGMADFLLGLPVTSAYAKVKNDNDGNTTHYAFFAQDSWRVTNKLTLELGLRYEYHPSYKDSGGNIGNFDPSVAKSGAVIYPTGAEANLAPGYLLSFNACPKLGSREGPSANGAPCTPVLSAQQAGIPEGLRFVPKLRFLPRFGFAYRPFAGDKTVIRGGYGVYNVTVLGNVFYSLTGTLQSDARNFTNPDAKGNPTFAWPNISAGGDGVVADSFGNAYFGTANSINFKDPYSQQWNLSFDRDLGFSTGLRLSYIGMRTLDLVWSPNLNQSYYSKEFYRAQPLSRRPFPNWGTVNTRATGGNAFYNAAQVQVTRRLLAGAQFDSTYTWANSMADNNGPSPTGLAGETTSRSADLYNRRSEYGPMYGPRRHRWITTGTYALPFGRGRQFGSHVNRLVDGVFGGWRLSSSLLLQSGAMMSPTFSTGDPSGTGKTGGHPDRVKDGNLSNPTRDMWADPTAFACPGTAVWSIGKPCTIGVNPSSDLAPIGRFGNAGVGVIRGPGTVNLNTGLSKAFFLTERINIRLEGSFTNVLNHTNLADPNLNVTSSSFGKITAARDSDFGGSRTGQVSARITF; this is translated from the coding sequence ATGTCGATCAGAAATCTTCTCTGGAGAACGGTGGCTCTTACCAGTTGCTTGGCCTTTGCCACGCAACTGCCGGGGCAATCCACATTCGGCACCATTTTGGGAACGGTCACCGATGGCTCAAACGCGGTGATCCCAAAGGCGGCAGTCCGGATCACAAACACCGACGAAAATACAACGCGGGAACTCACTACCGACGAGAACGGCAACTACCAGGCAGTCAACATCAAGCCGGGCCACTATAGCGTTGCTGCGACGATGGGCGGTTTTCAAAGTTTCAGCACCACCGGACTGCTGCTGGTCGCCCGCCAGTCGCTTCGCGTCGATATTGCGATGCAGATTGGCAAGAGCGCCGACGTTGTGACGGTGGAATCCTCCGCTGGCGTGATCACAACCGACACGCAGACCATCTCCTCAAGCTTCAATTCCGACAAGCTGCTTGCGATGCCCGGCAACGTTCGCGCGGCAAACGACACCAGCCCTTACAATCTGATTGCTCTATTGCCAGGCGTCCAGCCCGACAATAGCGGCAACTTCATGATCCAGGGCAGTCTCCCGTCGCAGACCCAGTATTCGGTCGACGGCATTTCTACCGTCGACGTGGGTGGGAATGGGCCTTTGCGGAAATCCTTCACCTCGGTCGAAGCGATTGCTGAAATCCGCGTGCAGGCGGTGGGGAACACGGCCGAGTATGGCCAATCGGGCGATGTGACGACCATCTCGAAAAGCGGCACCAACGAGTTTCATGGCGCCGGATTCTGGTATCACCAGAACCGCGCACTCGATGCGACACGCTACGGCGCGCTGGTCAAACCGCAAAAGGTGGCAAACGACGTGGGTGGCAGCATCGGCGGTCCGGTGATGATCCCCAAACTGTATAACGGCCGGAACAAAACATTCTTCTTTGCCGACTTTGAGCGCTTCACCTTCCCCAGAGGTCAGACGATTCAGAACCGCGTGCCCACTGCTTTGATGCGCGCCGGGGATTTCAGCAAAGAGGGCGTTATCGTTCGCGATCCGCTCACCGGGCAGCCCTTTGCCGGGAATCTGGTTCCTGCCACACGCATCAGTTCCGTGGCCCAGAAGTTTCTGACGCTCTATCCCCTCCCGAATGCTGGCGATCTCACCGTCTCTCATGATGCAAACTACATAGACAATCGCGACAGCGGATACAACTCCAACCAATACGATGCTCGTGGGGATCACTACCTGACCGCAAAGCAATCGATCTTTGCACGTTGGACCTGGCTCGATACTTTGACCAAAACGCCGAAGACGCTGTCGGTACCCTCAGGAACCCGGTCTGAGAACAGCAAGATGCTTGTGGTGTCGCACAACTACACGATCAGTCCGACGGTGCTGAACGAGTTTCGTTTTGGTTTCACTCGCTTTGACAATTCCAACGCAATGCCTCTCGATGGACGGGCTTTCACCAACGGCCTGGGCTTGCAAGGTCTGGGCAACACCTTCCCTTTCAACGGTCTGTCCCATCTGGACATCAACAACATCCAGTCTCTCGACGTCGATCGCGCCGATGGTTTTGGCAAGGCGCATACCTATCAGGTCAACAACAATCTGACCTGGACCAAGGGCCGCCATACGATGAAGTATGGTCTGGACATCCGCAAGATGAGAGCGGGTTCGGCACTGGGCTTCCTGTCTGGCGATAACTACGGAAACTTTAACTTCGATGGTTCCTTCTCTCGCTCGGGCATGGCTGACTTCCTCCTTGGCCTCCCCGTCACCAGCGCCTATGCGAAGGTGAAGAACGACAACGATGGGAACACGACGCACTACGCCTTCTTTGCGCAGGACAGTTGGCGAGTGACCAATAAGCTGACTCTCGAGTTGGGTTTGCGCTATGAGTATCATCCTTCTTACAAGGACAGCGGAGGGAACATCGGCAACTTTGATCCCAGCGTTGCCAAGTCCGGCGCGGTCATCTATCCCACTGGGGCCGAGGCCAATCTCGCACCCGGCTATCTGCTTTCCTTCAATGCCTGCCCCAAGCTGGGGAGCCGGGAAGGGCCTTCGGCCAATGGTGCGCCTTGCACGCCGGTGCTCTCCGCGCAACAGGCTGGAATCCCCGAAGGGCTTCGCTTTGTTCCCAAGCTACGCTTCCTGCCTCGCTTCGGTTTTGCCTATCGGCCCTTTGCTGGCGACAAGACCGTCATCCGCGGCGGCTACGGCGTCTACAACGTGACGGTTCTCGGTAACGTTTTCTATTCGCTCACCGGCACCCTGCAATCGGACGCACGCAACTTCACTAATCCCGATGCGAAAGGTAATCCCACTTTCGCCTGGCCCAATATCAGCGCGGGTGGTGACGGCGTCGTTGCCGACAGTTTCGGCAATGCCTACTTTGGCACTGCAAATTCGATCAACTTCAAGGATCCCTACTCCCAGCAGTGGAATCTCTCCTTTGATCGCGACCTCGGTTTCTCCACCGGCTTGCGTCTGTCCTATATCGGGATGCGCACCTTGGATCTGGTCTGGTCTCCGAACCTGAACCAGTCCTACTATTCGAAGGAGTTCTATCGGGCGCAGCCCTTGAGCCGCCGTCCGTTCCCGAACTGGGGCACGGTGAATACGCGGGCAACCGGAGGCAACGCCTTCTACAACGCGGCACAGGTACAGGTGACGCGCCGTCTCCTGGCTGGCGCGCAGTTTGACAGCACCTACACCTGGGCGAACAGCATGGCCGATAACAACGGGCCGTCTCCCACAGGGCTGGCTGGCGAAACAACGAGCCGCTCGGCTGACCTTTACAACCGCCGATCCGAATACGGTCCGATGTACGGCCCGCGCCGGCATCGCTGGATTACGACTGGGACTTATGCGCTGCCCTTTGGCCGGGGACGTCAGTTTGGCAGTCACGTGAACCGTCTGGTCGATGGTGTGTTCGGCGGCTGGCGTCTGAGTTCGTCGTTGCTCCTGCAGAGTGGTGCGATGATGTCGCCCACCTTCAGCACCGGCGATCCGTCGGGTACGGGCAAGACGGGCGGACATCCCGATCGTGTGAAGGACGGGAATCTCAGCAATCCCACTCGCGACATGTGGGCCGATCCAACGGCCTTTGCTTGCCCGGGCACCGCCGTCTGGTCGATTGGCAAACCGTGCACGATTGGCGTGAATCCATCTTCTGACCTGGCGCCGATCGGCCGCTTTGGCAATGCCGGAGTGGGCGTCATTCGCGGACCGGGAACCGTCAACCTGAATACGGGTCTCAGTAAGGCATTCTTTCTTACGGAGCGGATCAACATCCGTCTGGAAGGGTCGTTTACGAACGTTCTGAACCACACGAATCTGGCCGATCCGAATCTGAATGTCACCAGCAGCAGCTTCGGCAAGATTACCGCGGCTCGCGATTCGGACTTTGGTGGAAGCCGGACAGGACAGGTGAGCGCTCGGATTACCTTCTAG